A window of Pullulanibacillus sp. KACC 23026 genomic DNA:
ATATTTGGAATTGACCTTTTCTAGCAATGAGTCAATAGAAGGATAAAGCATCATGTTATTCATCAACCTCCGTAAGTTGTTTGTATTTTTCAATGACCCGCTCCCTTTTGCAGTGCTCGGCTGTCACAATGGCTTCAATCCGATCACAGGCAAGGGTAACTTGATCATTTTCAACGACATAATCGTAATGAGACATCATCTCAATTTCTTCTTTTGCAATGGAAAGTCTCATGGCAATCGATTCCGCTGTTTCTGTTCCTCTTCCTTCAATGCGGTTTTTAAGTTCGCTTAGAGAAGGCGGGGCAAGAAAGATAAATAAACCCTCAGCGAAATTCTTTTTGACTTGCATGGCCCCTTGAACTTCAATTTCTAATATAACGTCCTGACCGCTTTCCAAAGTATTTTGGACGTAATCAAGGGGAGTGCCATAATAATTACCCGCATATTCTGCCCACTCCAGCAATTGGTTTTGGTCAATCATTTGTTGAAATTCTTCCTTCGTCTTAAAGAAGTATTCCACTCCATGCTGTTCACCTGCTCGAGGCTTGCGTGTTGTCGCAGATATGGAATAATCCAATTGTGATTCCCTGCTTCTAAGTGCCTTACAGACCGTCCCTTTTCCTACGCCGGACGGGCCTGAAAGCACCACTAATAATCCTTTTTCCTTATATCCCATAGGCATGTTTCCCTCCAGCCTTATTCAACTTTCATCAGACTCTTCTTCTTGTTGGACAAGACGGCCTGAAACGGTTTCCGGCTGCACAGAAGATAAAATGACATGATCACTATCCATGACAATAACCGCCCGTGTTCGTCTTCCATATGTCGCATCAATGAGTTTATTTTGATCTCTAGCAATTTTAATGAGCCTTTTAATCGGTTGCGACTCAGGGCTCACAATTGAAATAATTCGATTGGCCGAAGCTATATTGCCAAATCCAATATTGATTAATTTGATCATCCAAACTAGCCTCCTATTAAGGGGTAGACATCCCTGCCTTATTAAACTTGGCATCAGCTTCTCAAGAGAGCTACAGCAAATCTAACACAGTCTATTCTATATTTTGAACTTGTTCGCGAACCTTCTCCAGTTCACTTTTTAACCGGACAACGTCCTGTGTAATTCCTACATCAGGGCTTTTGGACCCCATCGTATTCAGTTCGCGATTCATTTCTTGAATTAAAAAATCGAGCTGTCTGCCGATGGCTCCATCCCTCTCGAGTATCGCTCGAAAATGGTCAATATGGCTGAATAACCGCGTCAGTTCTTCAGAGATATCGGTCTTCTCTGCAAAGATTGCTACCTCGTTGATCAGGCGGTCCTCGTCCGGAGCTCCATGTTCAGATAGTAAATCAAGAATGCGTTTATGCAAGCGTGCTTCATAAGCTTTTGCGATTCGCGGTGCTTCTGCCTTAATTTGAGTTCCTCCCGCTTCAATCACCTGCAGCCGACTGAGAATATCTTCTTTTAAAAAGGTTCCTTCTTTTCTTCTCATAGCGAGCAGTTCTTCACAAGCCCCATTAAGAGACTGATGAATAAGTGCTTCTAATTGGGAGGACTTAGGCGATTGTTCCTTTATCGTCAGCACTTGAGGCAAATCAAGAAAAGCTTTCCAGTTCCCCAAATGTGCTGATTCAGCGTCTCCAAGACGTTTCTGCATTTCAAGGCTCGCTTCACGATATTGATCAAACATATCCCAATTAATTTGCAGCTGCTGCTTCAGGGCTTCGGAACCTTCAATTGTAAAATAAGCAGATAGCTTTCCCCGTTTAAATTGGGCGCTCATACTCCGTTTCAAAGCGTCTTCTAGAGACAACCATTGGTTCGGCAGTGTGATGGAAATATCCAGATAGCGATGGTTGACCGCCTTTACTTCAACCGTCACCTCCCAATTTCCTTCTTGACAGGTTGCCCGTCCATAGCCTGTCATACTATGTACCATTCTATCACATCCGGTCATCATTCTATACGCACGGTCAGGGTTTGAACCCATATCTATCTTATTATAATCATTTTTAAAGGATTTTCAAAAGTAATTTAAAAACACATTCCTATTTTATCACACTCTCCTAAAAACAAGATAACACAAACTACTTATGCTATACTACCCATAGAAAGAGAGGGATGCCCCATGAGTTTCGATGGGATCGTCACCCACGCCATTGTAAGAGAATTGAACGGGCTGCTTAAAACCGGGCGAATTGTTAAAGTCTACCAGCCGCACGATACCGATCTTCTTCTCCACGTTCGAGCAGGAGGAACGACCTATAAATGGTTAATTTCAGCCAGCGCCCAATTTTCACGTACACATTTAACTAAAGAAGCTTTTAATAATCCAAAGGAACCTCCCATGTTCTGCATGGTCCTTCGCAAGCATCTAGAGGGGGCATTTATTGAAAGCATTGAACAAATAGGGTTTGAACGGATTCTTCACGTTCACATAAAAGGTAAAAATGAGATCGGCGACACGGTGCAAAAAAAATTAATCATTGAACTAATGGGTAAGCACAGCAATATCATGTTAGTCGACGGAAAAGAAGGGATGATCTTAGATGCCATAAAAAGGCTGTCTCCTTCGGTTAACCGTTATCGAACTATTTTGCCGGGGCGCCCTTATGTCAATCCACCTGAGCAAGATAAACTTAATCCACTGACGATCGAGCGGGATGACTTGTTAAGAAGACTTGACTTTAATGCGGGTAAGCTTGATCGACAGCTAGTCGAACACGTTGAAGGCTTTTCGCCGCTTTTAGCAAGAGAGGTCTTGTTCCGTGCTGGACTCGGTCACCGTGAAGCCCTTCTCAGCGCTTTTTTTGACCTTCAACAACAGATAAGAGAAAACCGCTTCGAACCGACAATCGTTCAAGTTCCCCAAAA
This region includes:
- a CDS encoding YicC/YloC family endoribonuclease, with the translated sequence MVHSMTGYGRATCQEGNWEVTVEVKAVNHRYLDISITLPNQWLSLEDALKRSMSAQFKRGKLSAYFTIEGSEALKQQLQINWDMFDQYREASLEMQKRLGDAESAHLGNWKAFLDLPQVLTIKEQSPKSSQLEALIHQSLNGACEELLAMRRKEGTFLKEDILSRLQVIEAGGTQIKAEAPRIAKAYEARLHKRILDLLSEHGAPDEDRLINEVAIFAEKTDISEELTRLFSHIDHFRAILERDGAIGRQLDFLIQEMNRELNTMGSKSPDVGITQDVVRLKSELEKVREQVQNIE
- a CDS encoding DUF370 domain-containing protein produces the protein MIKLINIGFGNIASANRIISIVSPESQPIKRLIKIARDQNKLIDATYGRRTRAVIVMDSDHVILSSVQPETVSGRLVQQEEESDES
- the gmk gene encoding guanylate kinase; its protein translation is MGYKEKGLLVVLSGPSGVGKGTVCKALRSRESQLDYSISATTRKPRAGEQHGVEYFFKTKEEFQQMIDQNQLLEWAEYAGNYYGTPLDYVQNTLESGQDVILEIEVQGAMQVKKNFAEGLFIFLAPPSLSELKNRIEGRGTETAESIAMRLSIAKEEIEMMSHYDYVVENDQVTLACDRIEAIVTAEHCKRERVIEKYKQLTEVDE